One window of the Conexibacter sp. SYSU D00693 genome contains the following:
- a CDS encoding ATP-binding protein, with protein sequence MTTRRLTVGGWFAAVVGVATLVALAAIVACLLALSRLSDARNLVLDQLDPAAFATQRLRAGLLDEETGVRGFALVQRDDFLTPFTRGRVRTGRALRELDGLTRDEDLESLATDVARVRTSAFLWRVGYAQPTVDRVRAGGTSQARGLTAEEGRRRFDQVRRNLATLDRRVLALRAEGRVDQRDAARDLNRLLVLAGVVIVLTLVLAGFLLQRVVIRPVNRLGESVRRVSEGGFGLPVEPTGPADVRRLGADVEAMRQRIEDARAMLEAQATDLQRSNAELEQFAYVASHDLQEPLRKVASFCQMLERRYGDQLDERGRQYIDFAVDGAKRMQQLINDLLAFSRVGRVTRPHEEVSLAAVAERALSSLETVVEETGATIELADDLPTVHGDATLLALVLQNLIGNAIKFRRPDVAPVVRVTCEGRDDGHFELAVADNGIGIEEQYADRIFVIFQRLHAREAYEGTGIGLAMCRKVVEYHGGELWLDTTRDPADGPGSTFRFTLPVETPDDGQEGPA encoded by the coding sequence GTGACGACCCGCCGCCTGACGGTCGGCGGCTGGTTCGCCGCGGTGGTCGGCGTGGCGACGCTCGTCGCCCTCGCGGCGATCGTCGCGTGCCTGCTGGCCCTCAGCCGGCTCTCCGACGCCCGCAACCTCGTGCTCGACCAGCTCGACCCCGCCGCCTTCGCCACCCAGCGGCTGCGGGCCGGCCTGCTCGACGAGGAGACCGGCGTGCGGGGCTTCGCCCTCGTGCAGCGCGACGACTTCCTCACGCCGTTCACCCGGGGCCGCGTCCGGACCGGGCGGGCGCTGCGCGAGCTCGACGGCCTCACCCGCGACGAGGACCTGGAGTCGCTCGCGACGGACGTCGCCCGCGTGCGCACCTCGGCGTTCCTGTGGCGCGTCGGCTACGCGCAGCCGACCGTCGATCGCGTCCGCGCCGGCGGCACGAGCCAGGCGCGCGGGCTCACGGCGGAGGAGGGGCGCCGGCGCTTCGACCAGGTGCGCCGCAACCTGGCGACCCTCGACCGGCGCGTGCTCGCGCTGCGGGCCGAGGGCCGGGTCGACCAGCGCGACGCGGCCCGCGACCTCAACCGGCTGCTCGTGCTCGCCGGCGTGGTCATCGTCCTCACCCTCGTGCTCGCCGGCTTCCTGCTGCAGCGCGTCGTGATCCGCCCGGTCAACCGGCTCGGCGAGAGCGTCCGGCGGGTGTCCGAGGGCGGCTTCGGCCTGCCGGTGGAGCCGACCGGCCCGGCGGACGTGCGCCGGCTGGGCGCCGACGTGGAGGCGATGCGCCAGCGCATCGAGGACGCACGGGCGATGCTCGAGGCCCAGGCCACCGACCTCCAGCGCTCCAACGCCGAGCTCGAGCAGTTCGCCTACGTGGCCTCCCACGACCTCCAGGAGCCGCTGCGCAAGGTCGCGAGCTTCTGCCAGATGCTCGAGCGCCGCTACGGCGACCAGCTCGACGAGCGCGGTCGCCAGTACATCGACTTCGCGGTCGACGGCGCCAAGCGGATGCAGCAGCTCATCAACGACCTCCTCGCGTTCTCCCGCGTCGGGCGCGTCACGCGCCCGCACGAGGAGGTCTCGCTGGCGGCCGTCGCCGAGCGCGCGCTGAGCTCGCTGGAGACGGTGGTCGAGGAGACGGGGGCCACGATCGAGCTCGCCGACGACCTGCCGACGGTGCACGGCGACGCCACGCTCCTGGCGCTCGTCCTGCAGAACCTCATCGGCAACGCGATCAAGTTCCGCCGGCCCGACGTCGCGCCGGTGGTCCGCGTCACGTGCGAGGGGCGCGACGACGGGCACTTCGAGCTCGCGGTGGCCGACAACGGCATCGGGATCGAGGAGCAGTACGCCGACCGGATCTTCGTGATCTTCCAGCGGCTGCACGCGCGCGAGGCCTACGAGGGCACGGGCATCGGGCTGGCAATGTGTCGCAAGGTGGTCGAGTACCACGGCGGCGAGCTGTGGCTGGACACCACGCGCGACCCCGCCGACGGGCCGGGGTCGACGTTCCGCTTCACCCTGCCCGTCGAGACCCCAGACGACGGACAGGAGGGCCCCGCATGA
- a CDS encoding response regulator, which yields MSEAREIEVLLVEDDAGDVLLVQEAFEDHKVRNRLHHVSDGEEALRFLRREGDFADAPRPDLVLLDLNLPRKDGREVLREVKGDDELRSIPVVVLTTSEAEEDVLRSYDLHANAYVTKPVDFERFIEIVRKVDEFFVTVVKLPGGGPGGGGQV from the coding sequence ATGAGCGAGGCGAGGGAGATCGAGGTGCTGCTGGTGGAGGACGACGCGGGCGACGTCCTGCTCGTCCAGGAGGCCTTCGAGGACCACAAGGTCCGCAACCGGCTGCACCACGTGTCCGACGGCGAGGAGGCGCTGCGCTTCCTGCGTCGCGAGGGCGACTTCGCCGACGCGCCCCGGCCCGACCTCGTCCTGCTCGACCTCAACCTGCCGCGCAAGGACGGCCGCGAGGTGCTGCGCGAGGTCAAGGGCGACGACGAGCTGCGCTCGATCCCGGTGGTCGTCCTGACGACCTCGGAGGCCGAGGAGGACGTCCTGCGCTCCTACGACCTGCACGCCAACGCGTACGTCACCAAGCCCGTCGACTTCGAGCGCTTCATCGAGATCGTCCGCAAGGTGGACGAGTTCTTCGTGACGGTGGTCAAGCTGCCGGGCGGCGGGCCCGGGGGCGGCGGCCAGGTCTAG
- the cysS gene encoding cysteine--tRNA ligase — protein MRDVRLHDTKTGALKALEPREGHVGIYACGPTVYNRIHVGNARPFVVFSLLKRFLEREGLRVTFVANVTDVNDKIYDAARARGIGSEELAREMTAHYVADTDALGLGRPDHEPKAAETIDGIVALIQALLDRDAAYVDAAGDVWFRVRADGAYGSLSHRDVEQMDQGEGLEGADRKQDPLDFALWKAQKAGEDTAWDAPWGRGRPGWHIECSAMAEELLGLGFDIHGGGNDLTFPHHENEAAQTRMARGTELARIWMHNGMLEARAREKMAKSVGNIALLPDVIGRWGRDALVLFFAGGHYRQPLVFDDETLAQAAAGVRRLREAGRRLVDGPSPEDLAGHKDAFFTALADDFNTPRALAEVWAWVREANKREDVGADDLREMLDVLGLANLLDAEDAAGADDEALALLEARQAARAARDFAEADRLRDELAGRGWVVRDTPQGAELVPADG, from the coding sequence GTGCGCGACGTCCGCCTGCACGACACGAAGACCGGGGCGCTCAAGGCCCTCGAGCCGCGCGAGGGCCACGTCGGCATCTACGCCTGCGGCCCGACGGTCTACAACCGCATCCACGTCGGCAACGCGCGGCCGTTCGTCGTCTTCAGCCTGCTCAAGCGCTTCCTCGAGCGCGAGGGCCTGCGGGTCACGTTCGTCGCCAACGTCACCGACGTCAACGACAAGATCTACGACGCCGCGCGGGCGCGGGGGATCGGCTCCGAGGAGCTCGCGCGCGAGATGACGGCCCACTACGTGGCCGACACCGACGCCCTGGGGCTGGGCCGGCCCGACCACGAGCCCAAGGCGGCCGAGACGATCGACGGGATCGTCGCGCTCATCCAGGCGCTGCTGGACCGTGACGCGGCCTACGTGGACGCCGCGGGCGACGTCTGGTTCCGCGTGCGCGCCGACGGCGCCTACGGGTCGCTCTCGCACCGCGACGTCGAGCAGATGGACCAGGGGGAGGGGCTCGAGGGCGCCGACCGCAAGCAGGACCCGCTCGACTTCGCGCTGTGGAAGGCCCAGAAGGCGGGCGAGGACACGGCGTGGGACGCGCCATGGGGCCGCGGCCGGCCCGGCTGGCACATCGAGTGCTCGGCGATGGCCGAGGAGCTGCTGGGCCTGGGCTTCGACATCCACGGCGGCGGCAACGACCTGACGTTCCCCCACCACGAGAACGAGGCCGCGCAGACGCGGATGGCGCGGGGCACGGAGCTCGCGCGCATCTGGATGCACAACGGCATGCTCGAGGCGCGGGCGCGCGAGAAGATGGCCAAGTCGGTCGGCAACATCGCGCTGCTGCCCGACGTCATCGGGCGCTGGGGGCGCGACGCGCTCGTGCTGTTCTTCGCCGGCGGCCACTACCGCCAGCCGCTCGTCTTCGACGACGAGACGCTCGCCCAGGCCGCCGCCGGCGTGCGGCGGCTGCGCGAGGCGGGGCGCCGGCTGGTCGACGGCCCCTCGCCCGAGGACCTCGCGGGCCACAAGGACGCGTTCTTCACCGCGCTGGCCGACGACTTCAACACGCCGCGCGCGCTCGCCGAGGTGTGGGCGTGGGTGCGCGAGGCCAACAAGCGCGAGGACGTCGGCGCGGACGACCTGCGCGAGATGCTCGACGTGCTCGGGCTCGCGAACCTCCTGGACGCCGAGGACGCGGCGGGCGCCGACGACGAGGCGCTCGCCCTGCTCGAGGCGCGCCAGGCCGCGCGCGCGGCCAGGGACTTCGCGGAGGCCGACCGGCTGCGCGACGAGCTGGCGGGCCGCGGCTGGGTGGTGCGCGACACGCCCCAGGGCGCGGAGCTCGTGCCCGCCGATGGCTGA
- the rlmB gene encoding 23S rRNA (guanosine(2251)-2'-O)-methyltransferase RlmB, whose amino-acid sequence MAERRQGRGRPGGERRGGERPGRRGDAPAERGLLYGRNPVHEALRAARRPVRRIWATAAAAREPWLAGASVPVEVVDAEEVEAKAGTTAHQGVCADVAPYPYADAARLLAAPDPFLVVLDEVQDPQNLGAIARTAECAGVTGLLIPERRSAEVTPAACKASAGAVEHLAIARVRNVADALLEAKEAGCWVYGAAADGVDHTTPDYRGGCVLVLGAEGRGLRPRVRDACDEVVGLPLRGRIDSLNVSAAAAVLIYGALQARLRA is encoded by the coding sequence ATGGCTGAACGCCGCCAGGGGCGGGGTCGGCCGGGCGGCGAGCGCCGCGGCGGCGAGCGCCCCGGACGGCGGGGCGACGCGCCGGCCGAGCGCGGGCTGCTGTACGGGCGCAACCCGGTGCACGAGGCGCTGCGGGCCGCGCGCCGGCCGGTGCGGCGGATCTGGGCCACGGCAGCCGCGGCGCGCGAGCCGTGGCTGGCAGGGGCCTCGGTGCCGGTGGAGGTGGTCGACGCCGAGGAGGTCGAGGCGAAGGCGGGCACCACGGCCCACCAGGGCGTCTGCGCCGACGTCGCGCCCTACCCGTACGCCGACGCGGCGCGGCTCCTCGCGGCGCCCGACCCGTTCCTCGTCGTCCTCGACGAGGTGCAGGACCCGCAGAACCTCGGGGCGATCGCCCGGACGGCGGAGTGCGCCGGGGTCACCGGCCTCCTCATCCCGGAGCGCCGCAGCGCCGAGGTGACGCCCGCCGCGTGCAAGGCCTCGGCCGGCGCGGTCGAGCACCTGGCGATCGCCCGGGTGCGCAACGTCGCCGACGCGCTCCTCGAGGCCAAGGAGGCGGGCTGCTGGGTGTACGGCGCCGCGGCCGACGGCGTCGACCACACGACGCCGGACTACCGCGGCGGGTGCGTGCTCGTGCTCGGGGCCGAGGGCCGCGGGCTGCGCCCGCGGGTGCGTGACGCCTGCGACGAGGTCGTCGGCCTGCCGCTCCGGGGGCGGATCGACTCGCTCAACGTGAGCGCCGCGGCGGCGGTGCTGATCTACGGAGCCCTGCAAGCCCGATTGCGTGCTTGA